A window of Staphylococcus sp. 17KM0847 contains these coding sequences:
- a CDS encoding AbrB/MazE/SpoVT family DNA-binding domain-containing protein, producing the protein MPIINIRKLRKIGNSKVLTIPDEVLKTLDIHEGQKIAFNIENGQVVLEAVKTDNKELDILSMAEQVSNQYDKALKELVNR; encoded by the coding sequence ATGCCAATTATTAACATAAGAAAACTTAGAAAAATTGGTAATAGTAAAGTACTAACAATACCAGATGAAGTTTTAAAGACTTTAGATATTCATGAGGGACAAAAAATTGCATTTAATATTGAGAATGGCCAAGTGGTATTAGAAGCGGTTAAAACAGATAATAAGGAACTAGATATTTTAAGTATGGCAGAGCAAGTTAGTAATCAATATGATAAGGCTTTAAAAGAGTTAGTGAATAGATAG
- a CDS encoding glycosyltransferase family 2 protein encodes MKVRVIVPCYNETEVLQQTIDKLQEVLEIDAQRQGYTYDLLFIDDGSKDATIDLLQNAAAHSSKVKFISFSRNFGKESAMIAGFEHSVDCDAVIMIDADLQHPPMLIPDMIRAYMEGYDQVVAKRNRDGETVTRKWMTRLYYKMVNYCIEDIELVDGIGDFRLLSQRAVHALVNMKEYNRFSKGLFAWIGYHTKIISYDNVERELGESKWSFRNLLNYAIDGLISFNNKPLRTMIYLGVSIFGLSVVYLIYLLINTLMHGIAVPGYFSMIAAILLLGGIQLISIGIVGEYIGRIYYEVKQRPKYIVQAANIDPPHHEVLVPEQSKTHFHTQ; translated from the coding sequence GTGAAAGTCAGAGTGATTGTACCTTGCTATAACGAGACAGAAGTGTTGCAACAAACGATTGATAAACTACAAGAAGTGTTAGAAATTGATGCGCAACGACAAGGTTACACGTATGATTTACTGTTTATTGATGATGGTAGTAAAGATGCTACAATTGATTTGTTGCAAAATGCTGCAGCACATTCCTCAAAAGTAAAATTTATTTCATTTAGTCGCAATTTTGGTAAAGAGTCGGCGATGATTGCAGGATTTGAACATAGTGTTGATTGTGATGCTGTTATTATGATTGATGCCGATTTGCAGCATCCCCCAATGCTGATTCCAGATATGATTCGTGCTTATATGGAAGGGTACGATCAAGTTGTTGCTAAGAGAAACCGTGATGGTGAAACGGTAACGCGAAAATGGATGACACGTCTATACTATAAGATGGTCAATTATTGCATAGAAGATATTGAGTTGGTGGACGGTATTGGTGACTTTCGCTTATTAAGTCAACGCGCTGTGCATGCACTCGTCAATATGAAGGAATACAACCGTTTTTCTAAAGGTTTATTTGCATGGATTGGCTATCATACAAAAATTATAAGTTATGATAACGTAGAACGCGAACTAGGGGAATCAAAATGGTCTTTTAGAAATTTATTGAACTATGCCATTGATGGATTGATTTCGTTTAATAATAAGCCGTTACGTACGATGATTTATCTAGGTGTTTCTATTTTCGGTTTGAGTGTCGTTTACTTGATTTATTTACTGATTAACACACTCATGCACGGCATTGCAGTTCCAGGGTATTTTTCTATGATTGCAGCCATTCTGTTGCTTGGTGGTATTCAATTGATTTCGATTGGTATAGTTGGCGAATATATTGGGCGAATTTATTATGAAGTAAAACAGCGACCGAAATATATTGTACAGGCTGCCAACATTGACCCCCCTCATCATGAAGTATTAGTACCCGAACAATCAAAGACTCACTTTCATACACAATAA
- a CDS encoding transposase translates to MSLYIFIICILLSFVKSPKKLLSDPKVNDIYKKHKIDVESAFGNLKANLGFKRLSVRTQSKVECEIGIALMVLNIRKLAR, encoded by the coding sequence ATATCTTTGTATATCTTTATTATATGTATATTGTTGTCTTTTGTAAAATCTCCTAAAAAATTGCTTTCAGACCCCAAAGTGAATGACATCTACAAAAAACATAAAATAGATGTTGAATCAGCTTTTGGAAATCTGAAGGCTAATTTGGGTTTCAAAAGATTATCTGTACGTACCCAATCTAAAGTCGAATGTGAGATTGGAATTGCCCTTATGGTACTAAACATAAGAAAATTAGCAAGGTAA
- a CDS encoding type II toxin-antitoxin system death-on-curing family toxin: MRYLKEKDIITLNVYVINKYSPNEQIGVKEPIALNMLVNAPKQYVFGEELYPTIELKASNLFRNLIQQHVFYNGNKRTALMALVVFLKINGYQFRAGNEEAVDYIVKIATDDLQEADIEKWIKERIQYICS; this comes from the coding sequence ATGCGATATTTAAAGGAAAAAGACATCATAACACTCAATGTATATGTTATTAATAAATACAGCCCTAATGAGCAAATAGGGGTAAAAGAACCAATAGCTTTAAATATGTTAGTTAATGCACCTAAACAATATGTGTTTGGCGAAGAATTGTATCCTACTATAGAACTGAAAGCATCTAACTTATTTAGGAACTTAATACAACAGCATGTATTTTATAATGGTAATAAAAGAACAGCTCTAATGGCGTTAGTTGTTTTCCTTAAGATAAATGGCTATCAGTTTAGAGCTGGTAATGAAGAAGCGGTTGACTATATAGTTAAAATTGCTACTGATGATTTACAGGAAGCGGATATAGAGAAATGGATTAAGGAGAGGATACAATATATTTGCTCATAA
- a CDS encoding GlsB/YeaQ/YmgE family stress response membrane protein produces MMGFIVMLIVGGLIGWAAGAILGKDIPGGIVGNIIAGLLGSWVGGLLLGDWGPSFGGVYVFPALIGSIIFIAVVSLILGKLRGK; encoded by the coding sequence ATAATGGGCTTTATTGTCATGTTAATAGTAGGCGGACTCATTGGTTGGGCTGCTGGTGCAATTTTAGGTAAAGATATCCCAGGTGGTATCGTAGGTAACATAATCGCTGGTTTACTCGGTTCATGGGTCGGCGGTTTACTTCTAGGTGATTGGGGACCATCATTTGGTGGCGTTTATGTTTTCCCAGCACTTATCGGTTCTATTATCTTTATCGCTGTTGTTTCACTCATCTTAGGTAAATTACGCGGTAAATAA